A single window of Loxodonta africana isolate mLoxAfr1 chromosome 26, mLoxAfr1.hap2, whole genome shotgun sequence DNA harbors:
- the LOC100672070 gene encoding prolyl-tRNA synthetase associated domain-containing protein 1 encodes MAGAELRAELEQRLGALAIRTEVVEHPEVFTVEEMMPHVQHLKGAHSKNLFLKDKKKKGYWLVTVLHDRQINLNDLAKQLGVGSGNLRFADETAMIEKLKVSQGCATPLALFCDDGDVTFVLDSAFLEGGHEKVYFHPMTNAATMGLSPEDFLMFVKKTGHDPIILNFGKN; translated from the exons ATGGCGGGCGCCGAGCTGCGGGCGGAGCTGGAGCAGCGGCTGGGCGCCCTGGCCATCCGCACGGAGGTCGTGGAACACCCCGAG GTGTTTACAGTTGAAGAAATGATGCCGCACGTCCAACATTTGAAAGGAGCACATAGTAAGAACTTATTcctcaaagacaaaaagaaaaaaggctatTGGCTGGTGACAGTTCTTCATGATCGACAAATTAATTTGAATGATCTGGCCAAACAGTTGGGTGTTGGGAGTGGAAACCTGAGGTTTGCTGATGAAACAGCCATGATAGAAAAACTGAAAGTTAGCCAAGGCTGTGCCACACCCTTGGCACTCTTCTGTGATGACGGAGATGTGACATTTGTTCTGGATTCTGCATTTCTGGAAGGTGGCCATGAAAAGGTGTACTTTCATCCAATGACCAACGCTGCCACCATGGGATTGAGCCCTGAAGACTTTCTCATGTTTGTGAAGAAGACAGGACATGATCCCATAATACTAAATTTTGGCAAAAACTAG